The Pedobacter mucosus genome window below encodes:
- a CDS encoding GntT/GntP/DsdX family permease, producing MSLFILLFGILLLFVLIIKKINPMIALIAVAIITGLLLGMPAAKVMKSISDGIGSTLGSMVMVLALGAMMGKLIEDSGSAKKIVFILIKAFGKKNIQWAVLLTGLLVGIPLFYNAGFVVLIPLVFAIASATGLSKLYIGIPMAAALSVTHGFLPPHPGPVALAGIFHADIGKTLIFGLILSVPIAILAGIYFPRIIIKRDQNASASDFNIIPDENLPSGLRSFITALLPVFLIIAGTVGSGINGDFVSKPIFIFLADPTVALLISVIIALMVQKATIAKAMESCAEGVKSIAMIILIIAAGGAFKQILIDSGMGETVKDLTGNLNLSPLLLAWLITAALRVTLGSATVAALTASGMVLPLIGPHASPELMVLSVGAGSLMFSHVNDTGFWMFKEYFNLTLKQTFGTWTIMESIVSVLGLVGVLILNQFI from the coding sequence ATGTCGCTTTTCATTTTACTGTTTGGCATTCTTTTGCTTTTTGTATTGATCATTAAAAAGATTAATCCAATGATTGCGCTCATAGCCGTAGCAATAATTACCGGTTTGTTGTTGGGCATGCCCGCAGCAAAAGTAATGAAATCTATAAGTGATGGAATTGGCAGCACTTTAGGCAGCATGGTAATGGTACTTGCCCTTGGTGCCATGATGGGAAAACTAATTGAAGATAGCGGTTCTGCCAAAAAAATTGTGTTTATTTTAATCAAAGCTTTTGGCAAAAAAAACATTCAATGGGCGGTTTTGTTAACTGGATTATTGGTTGGAATACCACTGTTTTACAATGCTGGTTTTGTGGTATTAATTCCTTTGGTTTTTGCAATCGCATCAGCCACCGGTTTATCAAAATTATATATCGGCATTCCGATGGCCGCAGCGCTTTCCGTTACTCACGGTTTTTTACCGCCACATCCCGGTCCGGTTGCACTGGCTGGAATATTTCATGCTGATATTGGTAAAACACTGATTTTCGGTTTAATTTTAAGCGTTCCGATAGCCATTCTAGCTGGAATTTATTTTCCACGAATTATCATCAAGCGAGATCAAAACGCATCAGCAAGTGATTTTAACATCATTCCGGATGAAAATCTTCCATCTGGACTAAGAAGTTTTATTACTGCGTTATTGCCTGTTTTTTTAATTATTGCTGGTACTGTAGGTAGTGGCATCAATGGTGATTTTGTTTCGAAACCCATCTTTATTTTCCTAGCTGATCCAACTGTTGCATTACTTATCTCGGTTATCATCGCATTGATGGTTCAAAAAGCTACTATCGCCAAAGCAATGGAATCGTGTGCCGAAGGTGTGAAAAGTATTGCGATGATTATTTTAATTATAGCCGCTGGCGGAGCTTTTAAGCAGATTTTGATCGATAGCGGCATGGGCGAAACGGTTAAAGACCTTACCGGAAACCTCAATCTATCTCCACTTTTATTAGCATGGTTAATCACAGCGGCGCTTCGGGTTACGCTTGGTTCGGCAACGGTGGCCGCACTTACGGCATCTGGAATGGTGTTGCCACTGATTGGTCCACATGCATCGCCTGAATTAATGGTTTTATCCGTCGGTGCTGGGAGTTTGATGTTTTCGCATGTAAATGATACCGGTTTTTGGATGTTTAAAGAATATTTTAATCTTACTTTAAAACAAACTTTTGGCACTTGGACCATTATGGAAAGTATTGTTTCCGTACTTGGTTTGGTTGGTGTATTAATCCTGAATCAGTTTATTTAG
- a CDS encoding GlcG/HbpS family heme-binding protein, whose translation MNITLEQAENIIEKAKAKAAEIGTKMNIAVVDSGSNLVAFVRMDGAWLGSADIAQKKAKTANWFLMDTAALTPLVQPGQPLFNIEHSNGGLITFPGGVVLKNAEGNVIGAIGVSGSTVDDDHEVANAGASAFK comes from the coding sequence ATGAATATTACACTAGAACAGGCGGAGAATATTATCGAAAAAGCAAAAGCTAAAGCAGCAGAAATTGGAACTAAAATGAACATTGCAGTAGTTGATTCAGGGAGTAATCTTGTTGCGTTTGTTCGTATGGATGGCGCATGGTTAGGCTCTGCAGATATTGCGCAGAAAAAAGCGAAAACTGCAAATTGGTTTTTAATGGATACCGCAGCTCTAACGCCTTTGGTGCAACCAGGCCAGCCACTTTTTAATATTGAGCATTCAAATGGAGGCTTAATTACTTTTCCTGGCGGCGTTGTTTTAAAAAATGCTGAGGGAAACGTTATTGGTGCGATTGGCGTTTCAGGAAGCACGGTAGATGATGATCATGAAGTTGCAAATGCTGGCGCATCAGCTTTTAAATAA
- a CDS encoding NAD(P)-dependent oxidoreductase: MSIVKIGWIGLGNMGIPMAKQLINANYVVTVFNRNKAKENSLKEIGAEIAETPSELIEKVDVVFLMVSDDRAVNDIFDGENGLFKSKASNRIIINMSTVSPAISKTMAIKCLEKGNHYLDAPVSGSVKQAETGQLVIMVGGDENVFEKVKPILEKLGKLAMLIGEVGIGNSAKLAINSLLALYAQGLAETVNFANHKGIKTEDLLMLINNAAIGNIFTKIKGEAIATENYNAAFALKHIVKDLKLAKNEGLSSPLAKTALETFNNAETELGEEDIIAITKALR, encoded by the coding sequence ATGAGCATAGTAAAAATAGGCTGGATAGGTTTAGGAAATATGGGAATCCCAATGGCTAAACAATTAATTAACGCGAATTACGTAGTCACTGTATTCAATAGAAATAAAGCCAAGGAAAATTCGCTTAAAGAAATCGGTGCTGAAATTGCCGAAACACCATCAGAATTAATAGAAAAAGTTGATGTTGTTTTTCTAATGGTTTCTGATGATCGAGCTGTTAATGATATTTTTGATGGAGAAAATGGTTTGTTTAAATCAAAGGCTAGCAACAGAATTATTATAAATATGAGTACAGTTTCTCCTGCTATTTCAAAAACTATGGCAATAAAATGTTTAGAGAAGGGTAATCATTACCTCGACGCACCAGTTTCAGGAAGTGTAAAACAAGCAGAAACCGGACAGTTGGTAATTATGGTTGGTGGTGATGAAAATGTTTTTGAAAAAGTAAAACCAATTTTAGAAAAGTTAGGTAAACTGGCAATGTTAATCGGCGAGGTTGGTATTGGAAACAGTGCAAAACTTGCTATAAATTCTTTATTAGCGTTATACGCACAAGGTTTGGCGGAAACGGTGAATTTTGCTAACCATAAAGGGATAAAAACTGAAGATTTACTCATGCTAATTAACAATGCAGCTATTGGAAATATTTTCACGAAGATTAAGGGTGAAGCCATAGCTACCGAAAATTACAATGCTGCATTTGCATTGAAACATATTGTTAAAGATTTGAAATTAGCGAAAAACGAAGGCCTTTCTTCACCGTTAGCGAAAACTGCTTTAGAAACTTTCAATAATGCAGAAACTGAATTGGGCGAAGAAGATATTATTGCAATAACAAAAGCTTTACGATAA
- a CDS encoding DNA alkylation repair protein, whose translation MSSLLKDLYSPLFYEKLANVLNTILPNFNKPHFISQIYSPEFEAKELKERMSHTANVLHQFLPEDYAKAISIIKKIINELRNRGIGEDGLAYMFLPNYIEIYGVNHLEESIEALEFTTQFVSCEYAVRPFILKFEAKMMAEMQKWSTHKNFKVRRFASEGCRPRLPWAMGIPNLKKDTSAILPILENLKNDSSEFVRKSVANNLNDISKDHPETVLNIAKKWAGISPETDAIIKHGCRSLLKQGHVEILKHYGLDDTNIHLSHFKILTPEVEIGESLEFSFSLLNDNIFDQNVRLEYAIYYKKQNGQNTKKVYKISERIYPAKAKIDIIRKQKFILITTRKFHLGNHQISIIINGSEKEIAHFELVG comes from the coding sequence ATGAGCAGTTTATTAAAAGATTTATATTCCCCTTTGTTTTACGAAAAACTCGCTAATGTCTTAAACACTATTCTTCCAAATTTTAACAAACCTCACTTTATATCGCAGATTTATTCTCCAGAATTTGAGGCAAAAGAATTGAAAGAAAGGATGAGTCATACGGCAAATGTGCTTCATCAATTTTTGCCTGAAGACTATGCCAAAGCAATATCAATAATCAAAAAAATAATTAATGAGTTAAGAAATAGAGGGATTGGCGAGGATGGTTTAGCCTATATGTTTCTTCCTAATTACATCGAAATTTATGGTGTTAATCACTTGGAAGAATCTATTGAAGCACTCGAATTTACCACTCAATTTGTAAGTTGTGAATATGCAGTTCGACCATTTATATTAAAATTTGAGGCTAAAATGATGGCAGAGATGCAAAAATGGTCTACTCACAAAAATTTTAAAGTAAGGCGCTTTGCAAGCGAAGGTTGCAGGCCACGTTTGCCATGGGCAATGGGAATCCCAAATTTGAAAAAAGATACTAGCGCTATTCTTCCAATTTTGGAAAATTTAAAAAATGATTCTTCTGAATTTGTTAGAAAAAGCGTTGCCAACAACTTAAATGATATTTCAAAAGACCATCCAGAAACAGTACTTAATATCGCAAAAAAATGGGCTGGAATTAGCCCCGAAACTGATGCCATTATAAAACATGGTTGCAGAAGTTTATTAAAGCAAGGCCATGTAGAAATATTGAAACATTACGGTTTGGATGACACAAATATTCATTTATCTCATTTTAAAATTTTAACACCTGAAGTTGAAATTGGTGAAAGTTTAGAATTTTCCTTCTCGTTGTTAAATGATAATATATTTGATCAAAATGTGCGACTTGAATATGCAATTTATTATAAAAAGCAGAACGGCCAAAACACTAAGAAAGTGTATAAAATATCGGAGCGGATTTATCCAGCCAAAGCTAAAATAGATATTATTCGTAAACAGAAATTTATATTGATTACAACCAGAAAGTTTCATTTAGGTAACCATCAAATTTCCATCATAATTAATGGTTCCGAAAAGGAAATCGCACATTTTGAGCTAGTTGGTTAG
- a CDS encoding NUDIX domain-containing protein has product MKLSAGILLFKKFDEGLAFFLVHPGGPFFARKDAGFWTIPKGELFTNEKPLDAAIREFNEEIGFTPEGEFIELDAITQKGGKKVLCWAIEGDFDISNLVSNTFEIEWPPKSGKKKSYPEVDKAIWANYEEAILLINERQISFLDQLILKLSSSQI; this is encoded by the coding sequence ATGAAACTGAGTGCAGGTATATTGCTTTTTAAGAAATTTGATGAGGGTTTAGCATTTTTTTTGGTGCACCCCGGTGGTCCGTTTTTCGCTAGGAAAGATGCAGGTTTTTGGACCATCCCGAAGGGTGAATTATTTACTAACGAGAAACCACTTGATGCAGCCATCAGGGAATTTAATGAGGAGATTGGTTTTACACCCGAAGGAGAATTTATTGAACTGGATGCAATTACCCAAAAAGGTGGGAAAAAAGTTTTATGTTGGGCTATTGAAGGTGATTTTGATATTTCCAATTTGGTTAGCAATACATTTGAAATAGAATGGCCGCCAAAATCAGGAAAAAAGAAAAGCTATCCTGAAGTTGATAAGGCCATTTGGGCTAATTATGAAGAAGCGATTTTGTTAATCAATGAGCGACAAATTTCTTTTTTAGATCAATTAATTTTAAAATTATCATCGAGCCAAATCTAA
- a CDS encoding DUF2911 domain-containing protein: protein MIKTIALLVTAVTVSVGAMAQDAAPKPSPAATATGKVKGATITINYSSPAVKGRKIWGGLEAWDKVWRAGANEATTFETDKDIQVQGKTLPAGKYGFFLLPKESGTWTAIFNKEPKQWGAYKYEEAKDQLRVDVKTKALKATQERLVYKITSSGFSLEWDKTSVPVAIK, encoded by the coding sequence ATGATTAAAACCATCGCATTACTCGTTACAGCGGTAACCGTTTCCGTAGGTGCAATGGCACAAGACGCAGCACCGAAACCAAGTCCTGCTGCTACAGCTACCGGAAAGGTAAAAGGAGCAACAATTACCATTAACTATAGCAGTCCTGCGGTTAAAGGGCGTAAAATTTGGGGTGGTTTAGAAGCTTGGGATAAAGTTTGGCGTGCGGGTGCAAACGAAGCAACCACTTTCGAAACTGATAAAGACATTCAAGTTCAAGGTAAAACTCTACCTGCTGGAAAATATGGATTCTTCTTATTACCAAAAGAAAGCGGTACCTGGACAGCCATTTTTAACAAAGAACCAAAACAATGGGGTGCATATAAATACGAGGAAGCTAAAGATCAGTTAAGGGTTGATGTTAAAACCAAAGCATTAAAGGCAACGCAAGAGCGGTTAGTATACAAAATTACAAGTAGTGGATTTTCTTTAGAATGGGATAAAACTTCTGTTCCAGTAGCGATTAAATAA
- a CDS encoding sodium:solute symporter, with protein sequence MSNIDWIVLVFTLVAVVVYGIYVGRGQKSNESYLMADSKMPWYIVLLGIMATQASAITFLSAPGQAYTDGMRFVQYYFGLPLAMIVICVTFIPIFQKLNVYTAYEYLEQRFDIKTRVLTSLLFLFSRGLSTGISIYAPSIILSSVLNWNIYLTNILTGGILLIYTYIGGAKAIAHTQKLQFLIILGTMAFAGYLLVQNMPNGIGFKDALYLAGKSGKLNVITTEFDWKDKYNIWSGLIGGFFLALSYFGTDQSQVGRYITAKDTTTGRQGLLLNGLVKIPMQFAILLIGALLFAFFSLKPAPIYFNERSYQYLKETQPKQAAIFETEHEALQLKFSQQSKNILKEKDSGSPLLNVSINQFRSTQKQVKNLHSRVEAAITSSSYNAEKTDTNYIFLYFVKNTLPVGMIGLLFAVIFLASWGSISAALNSLAACSLKDIHLIFSKDKPNDEEELKFSRLHTLGWGIFSIAVAMFATQMGSLIEAVNVLGSIFYGPILGIFLVAFYFKKINGKLVFISAILSEITVIAVYNFDVVSFLWLNVVGVAAVILFSHIGLLFNQHKALNS encoded by the coding sequence ATGAGTAATATCGATTGGATTGTACTCGTTTTTACACTGGTTGCGGTAGTCGTTTATGGTATTTATGTAGGCCGCGGACAAAAAAGTAACGAGTCATATTTAATGGCTGATAGTAAAATGCCTTGGTATATTGTTTTGCTGGGTATTATGGCCACGCAAGCCAGTGCAATTACTTTTTTAAGTGCCCCTGGTCAGGCTTATACCGACGGAATGCGCTTTGTTCAGTATTATTTTGGTTTGCCATTGGCGATGATTGTAATCTGCGTAACTTTTATTCCAATATTTCAAAAATTAAATGTTTATACGGCTTATGAATATTTGGAACAACGTTTTGATATAAAAACCAGGGTATTAACTTCCTTGCTTTTTTTATTTTCACGCGGTCTTTCAACCGGAATTAGTATCTATGCGCCGAGTATAATTTTATCAAGTGTACTCAACTGGAATATCTACCTTACTAATATTTTAACTGGCGGAATTTTATTAATCTATACTTATATCGGGGGAGCAAAAGCAATTGCACATACTCAAAAACTACAGTTTTTAATCATATTAGGAACAATGGCATTTGCTGGATATCTATTGGTTCAGAACATGCCAAATGGAATCGGTTTTAAGGATGCGCTTTACCTTGCAGGTAAATCTGGAAAGCTTAATGTGATAACTACAGAATTCGATTGGAAAGATAAATACAATATTTGGAGTGGGTTGATAGGTGGGTTTTTTCTAGCACTTTCATATTTTGGTACCGATCAAAGTCAGGTTGGAAGATACATTACCGCCAAAGATACTACCACGGGCAGACAAGGTTTGTTGTTAAATGGATTGGTAAAAATACCAATGCAGTTTGCCATTTTATTAATAGGAGCGTTGCTTTTCGCCTTCTTTTCGTTAAAGCCAGCGCCTATTTATTTCAATGAGCGATCGTATCAATATTTAAAGGAAACACAGCCAAAGCAGGCAGCAATATTCGAGACTGAACACGAGGCTTTACAGCTGAAATTTAGTCAACAATCTAAAAATATTCTAAAAGAAAAAGATTCAGGATCTCCTTTATTAAATGTTTCCATTAATCAATTTAGATCCACTCAAAAGCAAGTTAAAAATTTACATAGCAGAGTAGAAGCTGCAATAACCAGTTCAAGTTACAATGCTGAAAAAACGGATACAAATTATATATTTCTCTATTTCGTTAAAAATACCTTACCCGTTGGAATGATTGGTTTGCTATTCGCGGTAATATTTTTAGCAAGTTGGGGCTCTATTTCAGCTGCTTTAAATTCTTTGGCAGCATGTTCACTAAAGGATATTCATCTTATTTTTAGTAAAGATAAACCCAACGATGAGGAAGAATTAAAATTTAGCCGGTTACATACCTTAGGCTGGGGCATTTTTTCTATAGCAGTCGCAATGTTTGCAACCCAAATGGGATCATTAATTGAAGCGGTTAATGTTTTAGGATCAATTTTTTATGGGCCGATTTTAGGTATATTTTTAGTAGCCTTTTACTTTAAAAAGATAAATGGTAAACTGGTTTTTATTTCTGCTATTCTATCAGAAATTACCGTGATTGCCGTTTATAACTTTGATGTGGTATCATTCCTTTGGCTTAATGTTGTTGGTGTGGCTGCGGTGATCCTTTTTTCGCATATAGGATTATTGTTTAATCAGCACAAAGCATTAAATTCGTAA
- a CDS encoding PIG-L family deacetylase — MFKRLTTIFILSLLSQFCLAQQVRPSKSSEIYRELKTLRHIPKVLYLAAHPDDENTGLLSWLINDQDVETAYLSLTRGDGGQNLLGTEQGAALGLIRTHELLEARRLDGAKQFFTRAIDFGFSKNTDDTFKQWDADSITADVVWVIRKFRPDVIICRFPPTAAAGHGQHAASAVVAEKAFKAAADKNMFPNQLKYVEVWQPKRLLWNTFRFGAVNTTADDQLKVTVGQYDAQLGMGYGELAGLSRSLHKSQGAGTQSVAGVRTEYFMHVLGVPAKESLFDKIPINWSDKGIADMDELIDIILLSFDYNHPDKSLHGLLMIRQKIAALQDLNLKKDKLAAIDQIILSCAGFMGEVVTTQAEAIAGNSYNFRLNLVSRSSTPVLLEQVNWINQTDKISRKISGDSLITIERKIQIPATSPITEPYWLEKAAKNAATFSVANDTLIGLPESESALNVAIVLRIGAEKFDVNLPLSFKKLDPVKGDVVEPLRLIPALDLSFAEPVYFAKEKEGLTVTLRLKANKNINYGKVNFKIGTTIIKTFTGINLVENTITVKDFVIPVEDLAKIKTSQNKLEVVFSTEKDEFTKGQILIQYPHLPTLQYFVQATTWLLKGDVKVTAKKIGYIEGAGDLIPEFLRQAGLQVDVLTEADVLDVVKLASYDAVVTGVRVVNTEKRIKNWQSALRTYVENGGTIVMQYNTTQDMALQDFGVYPFNISGKRVTEENAEVKFLNPNQRLLNYPNKITADDFKGWVQERGAYFPDTWDQKYEPLFEMHDTGEAPLQGSTLYAKYGKGNFIYSPLAFFRQLPAGNIGAARLFFNFISAGK; from the coding sequence ATGTTTAAAAGATTAACCACGATATTTATTTTATCTCTTCTTAGTCAATTCTGTTTGGCTCAACAAGTAAGGCCCTCTAAATCATCAGAAATTTATCGTGAATTAAAAACACTTAGGCATATACCAAAAGTGCTCTATTTGGCTGCCCATCCTGACGATGAAAATACAGGATTACTATCTTGGTTAATCAATGATCAGGATGTAGAAACGGCATATTTATCGTTAACAAGAGGCGACGGCGGACAAAATCTTTTAGGTACAGAACAAGGTGCAGCTTTAGGATTGATTAGAACACACGAACTTTTAGAAGCCCGAAGACTAGACGGTGCTAAACAATTTTTTACCCGAGCTATCGATTTTGGCTTCTCAAAAAATACAGATGACACTTTTAAACAGTGGGATGCAGACAGCATTACAGCCGATGTTGTTTGGGTGATCAGAAAATTTCGCCCAGATGTAATCATTTGTCGTTTCCCACCAACAGCTGCTGCTGGTCATGGGCAGCATGCAGCATCTGCAGTTGTAGCAGAAAAAGCTTTTAAAGCAGCCGCCGATAAAAACATGTTTCCTAATCAGCTTAAGTATGTTGAGGTTTGGCAACCTAAAAGATTGCTGTGGAATACCTTTCGTTTTGGCGCTGTAAATACAACCGCAGATGATCAATTAAAAGTTACCGTTGGCCAGTATGATGCGCAACTTGGAATGGGTTACGGAGAACTGGCTGGTTTAAGTAGAAGTTTGCATAAAAGTCAGGGCGCAGGAACACAATCTGTTGCAGGCGTTAGAACAGAATATTTTATGCATGTATTAGGTGTTCCAGCCAAAGAATCTTTATTTGATAAAATCCCAATAAACTGGTCAGATAAAGGCATTGCTGATATGGACGAACTTATCGATATCATTCTTTTATCGTTCGATTATAATCATCCTGATAAGAGTTTGCATGGATTGTTAATGATTCGCCAGAAGATTGCAGCACTTCAGGATTTAAATTTAAAAAAAGATAAACTAGCTGCAATCGATCAAATTATTTTAAGCTGTGCTGGCTTTATGGGTGAAGTTGTAACTACACAGGCCGAGGCTATCGCTGGTAACAGCTATAATTTTAGATTGAATTTAGTGTCCCGATCATCCACTCCAGTATTGCTTGAGCAAGTAAATTGGATTAATCAGACAGATAAAATAAGTAGAAAAATTTCTGGAGATTCATTGATAACAATAGAACGAAAAATTCAAATCCCTGCTACTTCACCTATTACGGAGCCTTATTGGTTAGAAAAGGCTGCAAAAAATGCAGCAACTTTCAGTGTTGCAAATGATACCTTAATTGGTTTGCCTGAATCAGAATCCGCATTAAATGTGGCGATTGTATTGAGAATTGGAGCTGAAAAATTTGATGTTAATTTGCCTTTATCCTTTAAAAAATTAGATCCTGTAAAAGGCGATGTTGTTGAGCCTTTGCGTTTAATACCTGCTTTAGATTTGAGTTTTGCTGAACCTGTTTATTTCGCAAAAGAAAAAGAAGGCTTAACGGTTACACTACGTTTAAAAGCAAACAAAAATATTAATTATGGTAAAGTAAATTTCAAGATTGGAACCACAATAATTAAAACATTTACGGGCATTAATTTGGTTGAAAACACCATAACTGTTAAGGATTTTGTGATTCCGGTTGAAGATTTAGCAAAGATTAAAACAAGTCAAAATAAACTTGAAGTTGTTTTTTCTACAGAAAAAGATGAGTTTACTAAAGGGCAAATTCTTATTCAATATCCTCATTTGCCAACATTACAATACTTTGTACAGGCTACAACCTGGCTCCTTAAAGGAGATGTTAAAGTAACCGCGAAAAAAATTGGCTATATAGAAGGTGCTGGCGATTTAATACCAGAATTTTTGCGGCAAGCAGGCTTACAAGTTGATGTATTAACTGAGGCCGATGTTTTGGATGTGGTAAAATTAGCAAGTTATGATGCCGTTGTAACTGGTGTAAGGGTGGTTAATACAGAGAAAAGAATCAAGAATTGGCAGTCAGCTTTAAGAACTTACGTAGAAAATGGTGGAACGATTGTGATGCAATACAACACCACGCAAGATATGGCGCTACAGGATTTTGGCGTTTATCCTTTTAATATTAGTGGTAAAAGGGTTACTGAAGAAAACGCCGAAGTCAAGTTTCTAAATCCGAACCAGCGCTTGCTAAATTATCCTAATAAAATTACTGCTGACGATTTTAAAGGTTGGGTTCAAGAACGTGGTGCTTATTTCCCTGATACCTGGGATCAAAAATATGAACCTTTATTCGAAATGCATGATACCGGCGAAGCACCATTACAAGGTTCAACTTTATATGCTAAATATGGAAAAGGTAACTTCATTTATAGCCCTTTAGCTTTTTTTAGACAATTACCGGCCGGTAATATTGGCGCTGCCAGACTGTTTTTTAACTTTATATCGGCAGGAAAGTAA
- a CDS encoding acyl-CoA thioesterase, whose protein sequence is MSKIKNHIELQFLSEPADVNYGGKVHGGMMMKWIDQAAFACALQWSQSYCVTVYVGGIRFFHPVHIGHLVKMEARIIYTGKTSMHIAVDAYSKAIGKADFIKNTHCIIVFVAVDEEGQPKLIPSFKPKTEKEIAMHGYAVKLMDLRKSIDKEMEPYIV, encoded by the coding sequence ATGTCGAAAATCAAAAATCATATAGAGTTACAATTTTTAAGCGAGCCCGCTGATGTAAATTATGGGGGCAAGGTTCATGGTGGCATGATGATGAAATGGATTGATCAGGCTGCTTTTGCATGTGCGCTACAATGGAGTCAATCTTACTGCGTAACAGTTTACGTAGGTGGTATCCGATTTTTTCATCCGGTACACATCGGTCATTTAGTTAAAATGGAAGCCCGAATTATTTATACAGGCAAAACCAGCATGCATATTGCGGTTGATGCTTATTCAAAGGCTATTGGTAAGGCAGATTTTATTAAAAATACGCATTGCATCATCGTATTTGTAGCTGTTGATGAGGAAGGGCAGCCAAAACTTATTCCCTCTTTTAAGCCGAAAACAGAAAAAGAAATTGCTATGCATGGCTATGCGGTTAAACTAATGGATCTCCGCAAAAGTATTGATAAAGAAATGGAACCATATATTGTTTAA